Proteins from a genomic interval of Treponema brennaborense DSM 12168:
- the mutL gene encoding DNA mismatch repair endonuclease MutL produces MTGERKPVRTLPPEVARKIAAGEVIDRPNAIVRELLDNAVDSGADSIVTEITGGGIDCIRVADNGSGMTKEDLENCARPHATSKITSETDLMNLSTLGFRGEALSSIAAVSRLRITSACEGSAWRLEASVVRDHLITPADLPRGTVVQSEALFENFPARRMFLKRPAAEALMCRQTFVEKALPRTDISFHFVQDGKRKLDLPKGQTLAERFTAALDLPESPALFYELHGSAALSAAGDAPNAADNSALPSDSVPNREDDAPSRTDGRRCDWKFTIIIGEPAVSRQDKKLLFIYVNGRRINEYSLMQAIEYGAQGYFPNGTHPAAALFLEMDPALVDFNIHPAKREARFKDIAPVHRAVSATVRDFFRSHTVAHLAAQTASYCRIQPELEARPETVPADGSVKNFSAASAAAENAAPAADFAPQYGAHSGDAAPSGASDNRRRFFRDSFGELEVRQSEPAYALPGDGSAATYGTASHEPSCELPHDGTVHGAAAGFGHDTAAAGVRYIGTALGVFLAAEKDGNLYLIDQHAAHERILYNAFIAQAGRKQALLVPYVVETADAREDEYLHSIGEQLDRAGFEAADCGGGRWEFSAVPIQWKGTERDLAADLLAERIAPAELIASLAATSSCRAAVKDGDVLDADSAQRLAEQALALSDPHCPHGRPLWKKISREELFAAVKRT; encoded by the coding sequence GACCGGCCGAACGCAATCGTCCGCGAATTGCTGGACAACGCGGTGGACTCGGGTGCGGATTCTATCGTCACGGAAATAACCGGCGGCGGTATAGACTGTATCCGCGTCGCGGATAACGGCAGCGGAATGACCAAAGAAGACCTTGAAAACTGCGCCCGGCCGCACGCAACGAGTAAAATAACGTCCGAAACGGATCTTATGAATCTTTCGACGCTCGGCTTCCGCGGAGAAGCGCTTTCTTCCATTGCAGCGGTGAGCAGACTGCGCATAACGTCTGCCTGCGAAGGCAGCGCGTGGCGTCTTGAAGCGTCCGTCGTCCGCGATCATCTGATAACTCCCGCAGATCTGCCGCGCGGAACCGTGGTTCAATCGGAAGCATTGTTTGAAAATTTTCCCGCACGCCGGATGTTTTTGAAACGTCCCGCGGCGGAAGCGCTCATGTGCCGCCAAACGTTCGTTGAAAAAGCGCTGCCCCGGACCGATATTTCGTTTCACTTCGTACAGGACGGCAAACGGAAGCTCGACCTGCCCAAGGGGCAGACGCTTGCCGAACGTTTTACCGCGGCGCTCGATCTGCCGGAAAGTCCCGCGCTTTTTTACGAACTGCACGGTTCGGCGGCGCTGTCCGCTGCCGGCGACGCACCGAACGCGGCGGACAATTCCGCGCTCCCCTCAGACAGCGTACCCAACCGCGAAGACGACGCACCGAGCCGCACAGACGGCCGCCGCTGCGACTGGAAATTTACGATCATCATCGGCGAACCGGCCGTATCGCGGCAGGACAAAAAACTGCTGTTCATTTACGTAAACGGCAGACGCATCAACGAATATTCGCTGATGCAGGCGATCGAATACGGCGCGCAAGGATATTTTCCGAACGGAACGCATCCGGCAGCGGCGCTGTTTCTTGAAATGGATCCGGCGCTGGTCGATTTCAACATTCATCCCGCAAAACGGGAAGCGCGATTTAAAGACATTGCGCCGGTACACCGCGCCGTAAGTGCAACCGTCCGCGATTTTTTCAGAAGTCATACGGTTGCGCATCTGGCGGCACAGACCGCCTCGTATTGCCGTATTCAGCCGGAACTGGAAGCACGGCCGGAAACCGTCCCCGCGGACGGTTCGGTGAAAAATTTTTCCGCCGCCTCTGCGGCAGCCGAAAACGCTGCGCCCGCGGCGGATTTTGCGCCGCAGTACGGCGCTCATTCGGGCGATGCGGCACCGTCCGGCGCATCGGACAACCGGCGCCGGTTCTTCCGCGACAGCTTCGGCGAATTGGAAGTACGGCAAAGCGAGCCGGCGTACGCCCTGCCCGGCGACGGATCGGCGGCGACATACGGAACTGCATCGCACGAACCATCGTGTGAACTTCCGCACGACGGCACCGTACACGGCGCGGCAGCAGGATTCGGACACGACACAGCGGCGGCCGGCGTCAGATATATCGGCACCGCACTCGGCGTTTTTCTGGCAGCGGAAAAAGACGGCAACCTGTATCTGATAGATCAACACGCCGCCCACGAACGGATCCTGTACAACGCGTTTATCGCGCAGGCGGGCCGCAAGCAGGCGCTGCTCGTTCCCTACGTGGTGGAAACGGCCGACGCACGGGAAGACGAATATTTGCACTCTATCGGCGAACAGCTCGACCGAGCCGGCTTTGAAGCGGCCGACTGCGGCGGCGGCCGCTGGGAATTCAGCGCAGTACCGATACAATGGAAGGGCACGGAACGGGATCTCGCCGCGGATTTACTTGCCGAACGCATCGCACCGGCCGAACTTATCGCCTCGCTCGCGGCGACCAGTTCCTGCCGGGCGGCGGTCAAGGACGGCGACGTTCTCGACGCGGATTCGGCGCAGCGGCTCGCCGAACAGGCGCTCGCGCTGAGTGATCCGCACTGCCCGCACGGACGGCCGCTGTGGAAAAAAATCAGCAGGGAAGAACTGTTTGCGGCGGTAAAACGCACCTGA
- a CDS encoding tetratricopeptide repeat protein encodes MSTNRNLTERNDGTDTAVSAADSDAAEVKNAKKKRKLAAVIAGIAAVLIVGAGGVGIYTLVSANRGGGRGTSVQDSQSEAALERENTLALAKRYIERGEYDRAMNLLDSLLIKDAQDREALDIIDEVIALKAGASLQDFERYKQDLTINTDGLKEAMQSTLDAAAQSAAAMNELVKQQAEQAAAQREAERKAEEQKQAQLAQETAQRKAEEAKRQAEEKALAEKNAALKAQMGKVEDAVSLGKARLSIGEYDAALDYFNQAKDLLPSGQKLFAADNLSGIAEALSSASESVTDAALQKSLMKSAADFAQDALAYNAKDAPSHYILGKQASSAKDWNKALSEYTQAVQSDASNYLYYYDLGKVQYTLKKYSEARASFESAARSKPDFPQAQYNLGMTLKALGRRDDAIAAFRKAAAINPLYDKAYLEMARLLTQKNDTNGAVVAYREVLKLDAANGNALRELAAVYASAGNDKEAESYFKKALALSPEDALTNYNVSTVLFNQGKTAEAVSYAKKAYAGNGKNVSIVYNYALTLEASGDVTGAIPVYREALALDPKHVRSLINLGVIFLDSGDTETALSLLQSAAALEPSNFEANNNLANAYLAQKKYTDAVTYFQKALKLDSKNNTVRANLAAAYASAEDYTNAQTVYLEVVKADNKNWDACFDLAKVYTALHDTAGAEKWLVYLQEKNPTYRTAEVAALLASLK; translated from the coding sequence ATGAGTACGAATCGGAACTTGACTGAACGGAACGACGGAACGGATACTGCGGTCAGTGCCGCGGATTCCGACGCGGCGGAAGTGAAAAACGCGAAAAAGAAAAGAAAACTCGCCGCCGTTATTGCCGGCATTGCGGCCGTTTTGATTGTCGGTGCGGGCGGAGTTGGCATATATACGCTCGTTTCTGCAAACCGGGGCGGCGGACGCGGAACCTCCGTGCAGGATTCCCAATCGGAAGCGGCGCTTGAACGTGAAAACACGCTGGCACTGGCAAAACGCTATATCGAGCGCGGCGAATACGATCGGGCGATGAATCTGCTCGATTCGCTTTTGATAAAAGACGCGCAGGATCGCGAAGCGCTCGATATCATCGATGAAGTTATTGCGCTCAAAGCGGGCGCTTCGTTGCAGGATTTTGAACGCTACAAGCAGGACTTGACGATAAATACCGACGGACTGAAAGAAGCGATGCAGTCTACGCTGGACGCAGCCGCCCAAAGCGCCGCCGCGATGAACGAACTGGTCAAACAACAGGCCGAGCAGGCCGCCGCTCAGCGTGAAGCGGAACGTAAAGCCGAAGAACAGAAGCAGGCGCAGCTTGCCCAAGAAACCGCGCAGCGCAAAGCCGAGGAAGCCAAACGGCAGGCAGAAGAAAAAGCACTTGCCGAAAAAAACGCCGCGCTGAAAGCGCAGATGGGCAAAGTTGAAGACGCCGTTTCATTGGGAAAAGCGCGGCTTTCGATCGGCGAATACGACGCGGCGCTCGATTATTTCAATCAGGCAAAAGACTTGCTGCCTTCCGGGCAGAAACTGTTCGCCGCCGACAATTTGTCCGGAATCGCCGAAGCGCTGAGCAGCGCGTCCGAATCGGTAACCGACGCCGCTTTGCAGAAGTCCCTGATGAAATCGGCGGCGGATTTTGCACAGGATGCACTGGCGTACAACGCGAAAGACGCGCCGTCCCATTACATTTTGGGCAAACAAGCATCCTCCGCCAAAGATTGGAACAAGGCGCTGTCCGAATATACGCAGGCGGTTCAGTCGGATGCCTCCAATTATTTATATTATTACGATTTGGGAAAAGTGCAGTACACGCTGAAAAAATACAGCGAAGCGCGCGCGTCGTTCGAGTCGGCCGCCCGCTCCAAACCGGATTTTCCGCAGGCACAATACAATTTGGGTATGACGCTGAAAGCGCTGGGCCGCCGCGACGATGCGATCGCCGCGTTCAGAAAAGCGGCCGCCATCAATCCGCTGTACGATAAAGCGTATCTTGAAATGGCGCGGCTTCTGACGCAGAAAAACGATACGAACGGAGCGGTCGTCGCCTATCGGGAAGTGCTGAAACTGGACGCTGCCAACGGCAACGCGCTGCGGGAATTGGCCGCCGTATACGCGTCCGCCGGAAACGATAAGGAAGCCGAATCGTATTTCAAAAAAGCACTCGCGCTTTCTCCCGAAGACGCGCTGACGAATTACAACGTGTCGACCGTCCTGTTCAATCAGGGTAAAACTGCCGAAGCCGTTTCATACGCAAAAAAAGCCTATGCCGGAAACGGAAAAAACGTTTCCATCGTCTATAATTACGCGCTGACGCTCGAAGCTTCCGGCGACGTTACCGGCGCGATTCCCGTGTATCGCGAAGCGCTCGCGCTGGATCCGAAACACGTGCGGTCTTTGATAAATTTGGGCGTTATTTTCCTTGATTCAGGTGATACGGAAACGGCGCTGTCGTTGCTGCAATCGGCCGCCGCGCTTGAGCCTTCCAATTTCGAGGCGAACAACAACCTTGCGAACGCGTATCTTGCGCAGAAAAAATATACCGACGCGGTAACGTATTTTCAGAAAGCGTTAAAACTCGACTCTAAAAACAATACGGTGCGCGCGAATCTTGCCGCCGCCTATGCGAGCGCCGAAGATTACACCAACGCGCAGACCGTGTATCTTGAAGTGGTTAAAGCGGATAATAAAAACTGGGACGCGTGCTTTGATTTGGCGAAGGTGTACACCGCGCTGCACGATACGGCCGGAGCCGAAAAATGGCTCGTGTATTTGCAGGAAAAAAATCCGACGTACCGGACTGCCGAAGTAGCCGCGTTGCTTGCAAGCTTAAAATAA
- a CDS encoding tetratricopeptide repeat protein: MKLIKFPLAGFVLAFCASVLCAASFDSGYALFSTNRPAEAIPYFTAALAEPDVPPSVYMYLGIAFYQTGRYAESLETFEKGLAASGTDKRILAFNAGNTAFALKDYARADELYSLACAADPSYAAPVLNRANTRISLNKLEDALSDYRTYLALDPSSAQREPVERMIAAIEGELALKAQEAERLAQEAERLKAEEARLAKEAERIAAEKAEAQRLEAERAAAEKAAREAQLAAEQAAEAERRRKLLEEVAASLQDTETTNMNAGTEGVIDYEYESELD; encoded by the coding sequence ATGAAACTGATAAAGTTTCCGCTTGCAGGATTTGTCCTTGCGTTTTGCGCGTCCGTTCTGTGCGCGGCTTCGTTCGATTCGGGATACGCGCTGTTTTCAACGAACCGGCCTGCCGAAGCGATTCCGTATTTTACCGCTGCGCTTGCCGAGCCGGACGTGCCGCCTTCCGTTTATATGTATTTGGGAATCGCGTTTTATCAGACCGGCCGGTATGCGGAGTCGCTTGAAACTTTTGAAAAAGGATTAGCCGCTTCGGGAACGGACAAACGGATTCTCGCGTTCAACGCCGGCAATACGGCGTTCGCGCTCAAAGATTACGCACGGGCGGACGAATTGTATTCGCTTGCCTGCGCCGCGGATCCTTCTTATGCGGCTCCCGTTCTGAATCGGGCGAATACGCGGATTTCGCTGAATAAACTTGAAGACGCGTTGAGCGATTACCGGACGTATCTGGCGCTGGATCCCTCGTCGGCGCAGCGGGAACCGGTGGAACGGATGATAGCGGCTATCGAGGGTGAATTGGCGCTCAAGGCGCAGGAAGCCGAACGGCTCGCGCAGGAAGCCGAGCGTCTGAAAGCAGAAGAAGCTCGGCTGGCAAAAGAAGCCGAACGGATCGCGGCGGAAAAAGCCGAAGCGCAGCGGCTGGAGGCCGAGCGGGCTGCTGCGGAAAAAGCCGCACGGGAAGCGCAGCTTGCCGCCGAGCAGGCTGCGGAAGCCGAACGCCGCCGGAAATTATTGGAAGAAGTTGCGGCTTCGCTTCAGGATACGGAAACGACGAACATGAACGCCGGTACAGAAGGAGTAATAGACTATGAGTACGAATCGGAACTTGACTGA
- a CDS encoding tetratricopeptide repeat protein, whose product MAAVQIIIIAVSAVGVGFLAYFVIKSTVVPKRIEGINKLIKQGKTSSAVKLAKSIIAKNPRDYHAHYFLGKAYQADNKPELALMEFKIVNQNAIFDEELPEVEFRRQISQLYLKFNQPEEALKEFLLLTKLEPRNAENFYNAGKLFEQRGRSDQARGFYQQAINLNKRFVKAHAALGLMLYRAKLYTEAKKAFDTALGINSDMFSIYYYLGKILKENKDYPGAVNAFEKALRDPEYKQRALLERGSCFMAVDNIDKAFVEFDRAVKASKNDSSAETLYSRYFLAACYEKLRKIDAAITQWEKIYAKNHNFLDTAAKLAEYSDLQTNDHMKEYLTCSADMFIELCKKAALAGFNLTVQKAEPAKYGCKMIATEAKNDNWMNVRQQLYYLLFYREPEPIEDSAVRQIVEEAKKQNYTKAIIFTSSGFTRPAMVFAENRPVELVGKEKLEAILTKAGV is encoded by the coding sequence ATGGCAGCTGTTCAGATAATTATTATCGCGGTGTCGGCAGTCGGAGTAGGGTTTCTTGCGTATTTTGTAATCAAGTCAACGGTAGTTCCCAAACGGATCGAAGGGATCAACAAACTTATAAAGCAGGGAAAAACGTCATCCGCCGTAAAACTTGCTAAAAGTATCATCGCAAAGAATCCCCGCGATTACCACGCGCACTATTTTTTGGGAAAAGCGTATCAGGCTGACAACAAACCGGAACTGGCGCTCATGGAATTCAAAATCGTCAATCAGAACGCAATCTTTGACGAAGAATTGCCCGAAGTTGAATTCCGCAGGCAGATATCCCAACTGTACCTGAAATTCAATCAGCCCGAAGAAGCGCTCAAGGAATTTCTGCTGCTGACCAAGCTTGAGCCGCGCAATGCGGAAAACTTTTACAACGCCGGAAAACTGTTCGAGCAGCGCGGCCGTTCCGATCAGGCGCGCGGATTTTATCAGCAGGCGATCAATTTGAACAAACGGTTCGTCAAAGCGCACGCCGCGCTCGGTCTGATGCTCTATCGCGCAAAACTCTATACTGAAGCGAAGAAAGCATTCGACACGGCGCTCGGCATAAATTCAGACATGTTTTCCATTTATTATTACCTCGGTAAAATCCTGAAAGAAAACAAAGACTATCCGGGAGCCGTCAACGCGTTTGAAAAAGCGCTCCGCGATCCCGAATACAAACAACGCGCGCTGCTCGAACGAGGTTCGTGCTTTATGGCGGTCGACAATATAGACAAAGCGTTCGTGGAATTCGATCGCGCAGTGAAAGCGTCCAAAAACGATTCAAGCGCCGAAACACTGTATTCCCGGTATTTTCTGGCTGCGTGCTATGAAAAACTGCGTAAGATCGACGCGGCCATCACGCAGTGGGAAAAGATCTACGCCAAAAATCATAATTTTCTGGACACGGCCGCAAAATTGGCCGAATACAGCGATCTGCAAACGAACGATCATATGAAAGAATATCTGACCTGTTCGGCGGATATGTTTATCGAACTGTGCAAAAAAGCGGCCCTCGCCGGCTTCAATCTGACCGTTCAGAAAGCGGAACCTGCAAAATACGGCTGTAAAATGATTGCAACGGAAGCGAAAAACGACAACTGGATGAACGTGCGCCAGCAGCTGTACTACCTGCTGTTTTACCGCGAACCGGAACCCATTGAAGATTCCGCCGTACGCCAGATCGTCGAAGAAGCGAAAAAACAGAATTACACGAAAGCGATCATTTTCACCAGTTCGGGATTCACCCGCCCTGCGATGGTTTTTGCAGAAAACAGACCCGTCGAGCTGGTCGGAAAAGAAAAACTCGAAGCGATTCTCACGAAAGCCGGAGTCTGA
- a CDS encoding metallophosphoesterase: MKILCVSDQIDPIVYSNSAKQRFSDIDAVLCAGDLPMEYIDFIVSTLNVPTYFVFGNHNLSDFYLYHSGDCATQKGHSVRLAPVREYDMSRSHGAVYAGFKVLKYHEPDQKNPLLLAGASGSIKYNKGLCQYSDRAMKRQLIRMIPRLLLNKLRYGRYLDIFLTHSPPRHIHDKEDPCHKGFACYRWFLKKFKPTYMIHGHIHLYDLQEPRVSEYAGTTIINAYSHYILDFPLEME; the protein is encoded by the coding sequence ATGAAAATCCTCTGCGTCTCGGACCAAATAGATCCTATCGTATACAGCAATTCCGCAAAGCAACGATTTTCGGATATAGACGCGGTTCTGTGCGCAGGTGATTTACCGATGGAATATATAGATTTTATCGTTTCCACGCTCAACGTTCCCACGTATTTCGTGTTCGGAAACCACAATCTGTCCGACTTTTACTTATATCATTCGGGTGACTGTGCGACGCAGAAAGGACATTCGGTCAGACTCGCCCCCGTGCGGGAATACGATATGAGCAGAAGTCACGGCGCCGTATACGCAGGCTTTAAAGTGCTTAAATACCACGAACCGGACCAAAAAAATCCGCTGCTGCTGGCCGGCGCGTCCGGTTCGATAAAATACAACAAAGGGCTGTGCCAGTATTCCGACCGCGCCATGAAACGGCAGCTGATACGAATGATTCCGCGGCTGTTGCTGAACAAGCTGCGGTACGGCAGATACCTCGACATCTTTCTGACACATTCCCCTCCCCGGCACATTCACGATAAAGAAGATCCGTGTCATAAAGGATTCGCCTGTTACCGTTGGTTTCTCAAAAAATTCAAACCGACGTACATGATCCACGGACATATTCATTTATACGATTTACAGGAACCGCGCGTTTCCGAATATGCCGGGACGACGATCATAAACGCATACAGTCATTATATCCTTGATTTTCCCTTGGAGATGGAATGA
- a CDS encoding transcriptional regulator, protein MKNYQRVQTEEDFSKARNKALFNEIQHFLNPEETNLLSLTDIKKMLKPTGEVYQGMQTVPVSLIVGSEGRYNDFDNHFFPKSLHLKNRWANIDLAHLQDVILPPITLYELGGVYFVRDGNHRVSVAKTRGIENIDAEVVSLQSEIKLKPGATQKQMIKQVIQYEKRVFYAETNFGDITDCWNLDFSATGQYDVIYHHILIHKYYINQNKTEEISMTDAIQSWYETVYLPVISIVKKRHILRKFRHRTPSDMYVWIIKYWDELKKKFGNDFSLDQAAEDFTKKFGTGFFRNMISRLKKTRNS, encoded by the coding sequence ATGAAAAACTATCAGCGAGTTCAAACGGAAGAAGATTTTTCAAAAGCCCGCAACAAAGCGCTGTTCAATGAAATTCAGCATTTTCTGAATCCGGAAGAAACGAATCTGCTGTCTCTCACGGATATAAAAAAAATGCTCAAACCGACCGGTGAAGTCTATCAGGGTATGCAGACCGTTCCGGTCAGCCTTATCGTCGGCAGCGAAGGCCGGTACAACGACTTCGACAATCATTTTTTTCCGAAAAGCCTGCATCTGAAAAACCGCTGGGCGAATATCGATCTGGCGCATCTGCAGGACGTCATTCTGCCCCCGATCACCTTATACGAACTGGGCGGCGTGTACTTCGTGCGGGACGGCAACCACCGCGTATCCGTTGCCAAAACGCGCGGCATTGAAAACATCGACGCGGAAGTCGTCAGCCTGCAAAGTGAAATCAAACTGAAACCCGGCGCCACGCAGAAACAGATGATCAAGCAGGTTATCCAGTATGAAAAACGGGTGTTTTATGCGGAAACGAACTTCGGCGACATTACCGACTGCTGGAATCTCGATTTTTCGGCAACCGGACAGTACGACGTCATCTATCACCACATACTGATCCATAAATACTATATCAACCAGAACAAAACGGAAGAAATATCCATGACCGACGCCATTCAGTCCTGGTACGAAACGGTGTATCTGCCCGTCATTTCCATCGTAAAAAAACGGCATATCCTGCGCAAATTCAGACACCGGACGCCGAGCGACATGTACGTGTGGATCATAAAATATTGGGACGAACTGAAAAAAAAGTTCGGAAACGATTTCAGTCTCGATCAAGCAGCCGAAGATTTTACCAAAAAATTCGGTACCGGATTTTTCAGAAATATGATATCCCGGTTAAAAAAAACGCGAAACTCCTAG
- a CDS encoding PP2C family protein-serine/threonine phosphatase, translating into MFITSDSFAYVPLLLTAVFSFLLAVFFSITKRRGNGSVGVFHIASAVILCAGSIYAILNPGLTVFAAAAALSAGLLVPAVLPLLNGKREAPEPAEEPECEISDGDAEEDQSDGEDTVPADLIEVCRDFMIHAADAFSEESGLNGLLDYINTTLIREVKADGGAILLIDDFDDVLAVKTFQGNFPPPYKLSDDIPHKIVRVETNFRFAQFPLSETIFGEVARSGKAELITEPLADDRIYQNEPEDFLKCGSYIFVPLKIRDTVIGVAALARKYAVEPFTERDFTAAAILTDFASTAVKNVYSFQEIVEHSELTKESDIACRLQNTLHPKLLPAIPGLALGCYYNTAEGVCGDYYDIVPARKDRISFILTDVAGKGMNSLIVMVMIRAMLRLIVNTAQSAGTILGWANRGIAGESNIDHFASLALINYDSTVQKIQLATAGTTPVLLYSAETDSIKQISAVSEPIGVEKTTVYDDKEYSVHSGDIVVTYTDGLVETPDARGIQYSKEKLMALIAKNHQLSGKEIADIVKADVKKFSGAGHQHDDQTLLVIKIQ; encoded by the coding sequence GTGTTCATAACCAGTGACAGTTTCGCATACGTTCCGCTTTTACTTACGGCCGTTTTTTCCTTTTTGCTTGCAGTTTTCTTCTCGATCACGAAGCGCAGGGGAAACGGATCCGTCGGCGTTTTTCATATCGCATCGGCCGTAATTTTATGCGCCGGTTCGATATACGCGATACTCAATCCCGGACTTACCGTGTTCGCCGCCGCCGCGGCGCTCTCGGCGGGCCTGCTCGTTCCGGCGGTGCTGCCGCTGCTGAACGGAAAGCGCGAAGCGCCGGAACCGGCTGAAGAACCGGAATGCGAAATCTCCGACGGCGATGCGGAAGAAGATCAGAGCGACGGCGAAGATACCGTTCCGGCCGATCTGATCGAAGTCTGCCGTGATTTCATGATCCACGCCGCGGACGCGTTTTCGGAGGAATCGGGACTTAACGGACTGCTTGATTATATCAATACGACGCTCATCCGTGAAGTAAAAGCCGACGGGGGTGCGATCCTGCTGATAGACGATTTTGACGACGTGCTCGCCGTCAAGACGTTTCAGGGTAATTTTCCGCCGCCGTACAAACTGTCGGACGACATTCCGCACAAAATCGTCCGCGTCGAAACGAATTTCCGCTTCGCGCAGTTTCCGCTCAGTGAAACGATATTCGGCGAAGTCGCCCGCAGCGGAAAAGCGGAACTGATCACCGAACCGCTCGCCGACGACAGAATTTATCAGAATGAACCGGAAGATTTCCTCAAATGCGGCAGCTATATTTTCGTACCGCTGAAAATACGCGATACGGTCATCGGCGTGGCGGCGCTTGCACGCAAATACGCGGTGGAACCGTTTACCGAACGGGATTTTACCGCGGCGGCGATACTCACCGATTTTGCGAGTACTGCGGTCAAAAACGTCTATTCGTTTCAGGAAATCGTCGAACACTCGGAACTCACCAAAGAATCGGACATAGCCTGCCGCCTGCAGAACACGTTGCACCCGAAACTGCTGCCCGCCATTCCCGGCCTGGCGCTCGGTTGCTATTATAATACGGCGGAAGGCGTCTGCGGCGACTATTACGACATCGTTCCCGCACGGAAAGACCGAATCTCGTTCATTTTGACGGACGTCGCGGGTAAGGGAATGAATTCGCTCATCGTCATGGTCATGATCCGCGCCATGCTGCGGCTCATCGTGAATACGGCGCAGAGTGCGGGAACCATTCTCGGCTGGGCGAATCGCGGCATTGCCGGTGAAAGCAACATCGATCATTTTGCGAGTCTGGCGCTCATCAATTACGACAGTACGGTTCAAAAAATACAGCTGGCAACCGCGGGAACTACCCCGGTGCTGCTGTACAGCGCTGAAACGGATTCCATTAAACAGATATCGGCCGTAAGCGAACCGATCGGAGTTGAGAAAACGACCGTTTATGACGATAAAGAATATAGTGTACATTCTGGAGATATTGTTGTAACATATACTGACGGGCTGGTTGAAACGCCCGATGCAAGGGGTATACAGTATTCAAAAGAAAAATTAATGGCATTGATTGCTAAAAATCATCAGTTGTCAGGGAAAGAAATTGCCGATATAGTAAAGGCAGATGTTAAAAAATTCAGCGGGGCTGGACACCAGCACGATGATCAAACCTTACTGGTCATTAAAATTCAGTAG